The Cytophagia bacterium CHB2 genome contains the following window.
ATGGTAGTATGCTGTGTTCAGAACGTGTTGCACTAGATTCAAAAATACTGCCAATCTTTGATATACTGCACAATCTCACCAATTACATTGACAATCAGACTCGCCAATTTTTTGTCGTGCTAATCTGCTGTCGAACTCCACCCCATCAACTTCTCCGGCGTAATCGGCACCTCCTCCGGCATCACTCCAACCGCCTGCCACACCGCTGCGGCAACGGCCGCCGCGCCGCCGTCCATGGGCAACTCTCCCACGCCTTTTGCGCCGTGCGGGCCATACGGATAGGGATTCTCGATCAATACCACACGCATCTCCGGCGTATCCAATGAAGTCGGAATGAGGCAATTCGTCATGCGATTGTTGAGCACTTTGCCGTTTTGCAGAATCACTTCTTCGATCGTCGCGTGGCCGACCGCCTGCAACGAGCCGCCTTCGATTTGGCCTTCGAGCAAAAGCGGATGCAGCGCCTTGCCGCAATCAATTGCTGAGATGAATTCCAGCACTTTGATTTCGTAGGTATCCAAATCAACTTCTACTTTCGCCACATCCGCGCCCCAGCCGAACACAGGATAAGCATCACCGCGATAAGTATCGTCATCCCATTTAATGTCAGAAGGGAGGGAGTAGCCGTGCAACACTTTGACATTGCCCTCGCGCGCCAGATATTCTTTGGCAAGATCGCTAAAACTCGACATGCTGCGTCCCTCGGCCCACAACTCACCGTTGCGCAGCGCCACGGCATGCGCGCCCCATTTTTCGCGGCCAAAAGCCTCAAGTTTATTCTTGAGAATATAAGCCGCGTCTTGCAAGGCTTTGCCGACGATCATGCAGGTGCGGGAAGCCACCGTCGGGCCGCTGTCCGGCACATGCGCGGTGTTGGGTTGCGCGAATTCAACGTCATCATAAGTCACACCCAATGCTTCGGCAGCAAGCTGGCAGAAAATGGTTTCCGTGCCCTGCCCCATTTCAATCGAACTGGTGAGCACACGCGCTTTTCCTGCTTCAGTCAATTCCAATCCGGCGCGGGTGGGCAGGCGCGTTTCACCGCTGCCTGTGAAGCCCGCGCCGTGATAGAAAAGGGATAAACCCACGCCCACGCGTTTATGCGAGCCGTTTTGCTTTTGCGCCGCCGCGTATTCTGCCAGATAATTTGAATTCTTAACCGCGGCTTCCAAAACTTGTTCAGCGCTAACACTGAGATTGAGGGTTTGCCCGGTTGCGGTCACGTCGCCTTCGCGCAATACATTTTTTTGCCGAATCTCGAGCGGTGACATGCCGAGCGTTTGCGCGAGGTGATTCATGTGCATTTCATAAGCAAAACATGTTTGCGGCGCGCCAAAGCCGCGAAACGCGCCCGCCGGCGGCGTGTTGGTTGCCATCACTCGCGCGCGAATGCGCACGTTTGGGCAATTGTAAGGCCCGAGCGCGTGAATCGCGCCGCGCGAAAGCACCACAGCGCTCAAGGTGGCATACGCGCCGCCATCCATGATGACATCGATATCTGCCGCCATCAGCTTGCCGTCTTGGGTCACACCGGTTTTATGATGTACGATTGCCGGATGGCGCTTCGTCGTGGCGGCAATGTCTTCGGAACGATCATAGATCAACTTCACCGGCCGGCCGGATTTACGCGCCAGCAACGCCGCATGTCCGGCGATCATGTTGGGATATTCTTCCTTGCCGCCGAAGGCGCCGCCGGTCACGGTTTGAATCACAATGACTTTGTCATCAGGCAGATTAAAAAGAATTTTGAGCGCCTTGTGAACGTAGTACGGGCATTGCAGCGAGCCTTGCACGGTGATCGAGCCGTCCGCGCCGGGAATTGCAATCATGCCTTGCGGCTCGATGTAAACGTGCTCTTGCAATCCGGTGCGATATGTGCCTTCGACAATCTTATTGGCTTGCGTAAAACCGGCATCCAAGTCGCCGCGTTCGATAAGAAAACTTTTTATAACGTTATTTGATTTGTGAATGATCATGCCGGCGTCGCCGCTCTCGCCGGCGGCGATCGCCTGTTCCATCGAGAGAATCGCCGGCTTTTCTTCATAGCTTATATGAATATGTTGCGCGGCCTCTTCCAGCACTTCGCGATTGTTGCCGGCGATCAACAGTATCGGTTCATCGTGATGTCTGATTTCTTTTTCAACGAGCAGGGGCTGATCATCCTCGATCAATGCAACGATATTTGTGCCGGGAATGTCGCGATAATCCGCGATCACGATCTGCGACCAATCAAATTGCGGATCGAATTGGATTTCTTTGATCACGCCGCGTGCGATGGTGCTGCGTATGGTTTTGCCATGCAGCATGTTGGGATAGGAGAAATCATCGACATATTGGGCCTGGCCCGTCACTTTGGTCTGGCCTTCTTTGCGCAAAACATTGGCGCCGACGATTGAGGCAGTGAAGGGAAGTGTTGTCGCTGCTTGATCTTCGCGATACATGGCAAAGCCCGTGATTAAAGTAGTGAAGGGCGCTTTTGTTCTTGTTTCAAAAACAAAAATTCATCTTCAAAACACACAAGTCAGGATTCGGCAAAATAAAAAGATTTGAAGGAAAGGCAAGGCTTTATTCTTCCCGGGGCGGCGCGAATTGTTTTAAGCTCGGCGGTTCAGTTTTTGTCTTTTAGAATATTTTCCAACGCAGCCTCCACCTCACGCACGGTGAAAACAATGCGTTGTGTCGAGATGCCGTAACGATTGCCGACAAATGGCTCATGCAGTACTTTGCCGTTCGGCGAGAGCAGCCAAATCGTGGGCAGTGAATGGCTTTGTTTGTCCGAGCAGGGCTTGAGTTTGCCCATCCAGGCCAAAATCGAATCGGAGAATGCAACCCCGTTCGTCAGCTTTTGGTGATTGAACATCAAACGAAACTTGGGATCGAAGTAAATCTTATCAAACGGAATGACGTGAGTGTTTTGCAAGTCATACGTCGCCTGCACGAAGCTCTCGAACGCTTGACCCCAGGCTTCACTGGTTTCAGGCTGGGCGAGAAATGTGTCGCCGGGATAGCCGTAATCTTGTTCGCTGTAAACCGGTGGGCAGGCCACGGCAACAAAGGTGACGCCGGCTTCGCGATATTTGAGATAAAGATAATTTGAAATAGGCAGGTCATTGAAGGAATCATTGCACCAAATGCCGCCATAAGTTTCCACCGGGCTGGCGCTGGCACCGCCGAAAAGCAGGAGATAAATGACTTTTGTCTCCGGACGCGCAAGCTCGAGCAAGCGCTGTTTTTCGCCAATGCGATTATAAACGAACGTTTCCGGCGCAATCGTCTCGCTGACCCGATAGCAGGATTGGGAATCCTCTTGCTTTGGCTGAGTAGAAGTCTGTGCATATATGATGATCGGCGTGAGAAACAATGCCATAAAATATCGCTTCATGTCGCCTCCTTGAACGCAGATGCAAGCGCTGGCAATAAAAGGTTTGAAGTAGAGGTATGGTGATAGAGCGGCGGGAAATTAGACAATGAGGAATTGAATGTCAATCTGAAAGTCGCTAAGAGAGGAGAGAAACTCGCAGCAAGTTGCGGATTCAATACTAAAAAGCAAAAGCCCCTCAGTAAGAAGGGCTTTGGTGCGTGCTGGAATGATATCCGGCGCTGCGTGATGGTTCAGGCGTTAACTTTGTTATGAGTGTTTGGGCGCACGAAGTAAAGAGATTAACATCGCGACGCCTATCATTCATTCACGTTGCAGTTGCACATCTTGCACACAGCGCCACACGCCTTGAGAGTCCCGCTCGAGTTTTTTGATTGAATAGATGCTGTTTTCCCGTTTGGCGCGCGCGCGGATGTCGGCCGTGACGAACGGGTCATCATCAAAAACGATTTCGAAAACCTTTTGCTTGTATCCCGGCGCCGATACGAGGTAATGAATGTGTGCTGGAACACGCGAGCCTGGATACGGCCCGGGTTTGATGCTGCGAAACGCGTAGTTGCCTTCCGCATTCGTGCGCATGGTGCCTTTGATGCGGGGATTCGAACTGCCGCTACGGCTATCTTGAGAATAATACCCGCGAATGTCGGTGTGATAAACGTAAACCGTTGCGCCGGCGATCGGCGTTTTGCCGTCCGGGCCGTAAACCGTTCCAGAAACCTGAAGCGCATCTCCCGGCTCATGTTGCGGCGAAATCGTCATTTGCCAGGGAGTTTCCGGAGTTACCGGGTCAGGGGTTTGTGCAACACAAAAGGAGGTTGCCAGCAGAATGAGAACAAAGTACTTGATCTTCATCACGAGAATCTCCAGGAATTTTTGATGGTGTCTTTCACAAAATCGCTGCAATTGCCGCGGCGAAACGTTCGGGCGCCGACGGATGCAGACCGAGAAACAATTGTGGCTCGATCAGCTCCAATTCCATCAATACAAATTCTCCGTTACGCACAACGCCGTCGACTCGCGCGTAGAGAAGAGGCCGGTTTATTCGATTCACAATGGTTCGCGCTTGT
Protein-coding sequences here:
- a CDS encoding protocatechuate 3,4-dioxygenase; translated protein: MKIKYFVLILLATSFCVAQTPDPVTPETPWQMTISPQHEPGDALQVSGTVYGPDGKTPIAGATVYVYHTDIRGYYSQDSRSGSSNPRIKGTMRTNAEGNYAFRSIKPGPYPGSRVPAHIHYLVSAPGYKQKVFEIVFDDDPFVTADIRARAKRENSIYSIKKLERDSQGVWRCVQDVQLQRE
- a CDS encoding xanthine dehydrogenase family protein → MYREDQAATTLPFTASIVGANVLRKEGQTKVTGQAQYVDDFSYPNMLHGKTIRSTIARGVIKEIQFDPQFDWSQIVIADYRDIPGTNIVALIEDDQPLLVEKEIRHHDEPILLIAGNNREVLEEAAQHIHISYEEKPAILSMEQAIAAGESGDAGMIIHKSNNVIKSFLIERGDLDAGFTQANKIVEGTYRTGLQEHVYIEPQGMIAIPGADGSITVQGSLQCPYYVHKALKILFNLPDDKVIVIQTVTGGAFGGKEEYPNMIAGHAALLARKSGRPVKLIYDRSEDIAATTKRHPAIVHHKTGVTQDGKLMAADIDVIMDGGAYATLSAVVLSRGAIHALGPYNCPNVRIRARVMATNTPPAGAFRGFGAPQTCFAYEMHMNHLAQTLGMSPLEIRQKNVLREGDVTATGQTLNLSVSAEQVLEAAVKNSNYLAEYAAAQKQNGSHKRVGVGLSLFYHGAGFTGSGETRLPTRAGLELTEAGKARVLTSSIEMGQGTETIFCQLAAEALGVTYDDVEFAQPNTAHVPDSGPTVASRTCMIVGKALQDAAYILKNKLEAFGREKWGAHAVALRNGELWAEGRSMSSFSDLAKEYLAREGNVKVLHGYSLPSDIKWDDDTYRGDAYPVFGWGADVAKVEVDLDTYEIKVLEFISAIDCGKALHPLLLEGQIEGGSLQAVGHATIEEVILQNGKVLNNRMTNCLIPTSLDTPEMRVVLIENPYPYGPHGAKGVGELPMDGGAAAVAAAVWQAVGVMPEEVPITPEKLMGWSSTAD